From Desulfurella sp., one genomic window encodes:
- a CDS encoding YMGG-like glycine zipper-containing protein, with the protein MNFKVRIVSFMLLLTLVVTTLNLTGCQPMSQPPTQASYQGAGVGAILGAVAGALLSPNNRWKGGAIGAALGAVSGYTLSQIQSQSANQAAYYNQPVQYQTTANNGVEGTVQAYPIGYNPYTGCKKVRIRTWQNGQLINDIVKEVCPAQ; encoded by the coding sequence ATGAATTTTAAAGTTAGGATTGTGTCTTTTATGCTTCTGCTGACGCTTGTTGTTACCACTTTAAATCTAACGGGATGTCAACCAATGTCTCAACCGCCAACTCAGGCTAGTTATCAGGGTGCTGGCGTAGGTGCAATTTTAGGAGCTGTTGCTGGAGCATTATTAAGTCCAAACAATAGATGGAAAGGTGGAGCTATTGGAGCTGCTTTAGGAGCTGTATCTGGTTATACTCTATCTCAAATACAATCGCAATCTGCCAACCAAGCTGCCTACTATAACCAACCAGTTCAATACCAAACAACTGCCAATAATGGAGTAGAAGGTACAGTTCAGGCTTATCCTATAGGTTACAATCCATACACAGGTTGTAAAAAAGTAAGAATTAGAACATGGCAAAACGGTCAGCTCATAAACGATATAGTAAAAGAAGTATGTCCAGCACAATAA
- a CDS encoding DUF4870 domain-containing protein: MDKTSLGLEENMEASLSYIMFFISGIFFLIVEKENKFVHFHSLQSTITFLIFFSAQIILMPLIGVPVLNILVDIIRYLLNVLSIIVWLVCMYKAYNHEKYKLPLIGDIVEKIV; this comes from the coding sequence ATGGATAAAACCTCTCTTGGTCTTGAAGAAAATATGGAAGCTTCCCTCTCATACATAATGTTTTTTATAAGTGGTATTTTCTTTTTAATAGTGGAAAAAGAAAATAAATTTGTTCATTTTCACTCCTTGCAGTCTACAATTACGTTTCTTATTTTTTTTAGTGCTCAAATAATACTTATGCCTTTAATTGGCGTTCCTGTATTAAACATTTTAGTAGACATTATTCGCTACTTACTAAATGTTTTAAGTATTATTGTATGGCTTGTTTGTATGTATAAGGCTTATAATCACGAAAAATACAAGCTTCCTTTAATAGGTGACATAGTGGAGAAAATTGTATGA
- a CDS encoding ABC transporter permease translates to MKGLLKIALKLLTNDRGKFFTLILGITFAVFLMNQMTSMFAGIIRKSTSNVININAKMWVMDPSVENDMNSIPIPNYVLDYVRSIKGVAMAVPIYFGSGLAKLANGKYQSVSIIGLDDTTLFGRPPIIKGNLNKIYNSDAFIGVKDSDYKKIGSPGIGSILSINDHRAIIVALANTTSGGLFGIPTLYTTYTRATRDLPQTRYSISYILINPKSSKDIPYIQEQVKKIGYKALTQKQFQKTIENFYEYKTGMGISIMMMTLISFIVGLSIAGQTFYAFVLENLEKFGALKAIGAKKYELVSIILFQVSVTSFIGYGFGIMISSLVIAISKANIQNYAAVVTYKNMLIAFLMVLAIAGFSSYIGIRKVLKIEPFDVFRG, encoded by the coding sequence ATGAAAGGTCTTTTGAAAATCGCACTTAAGCTACTAACAAACGATAGGGGTAAATTTTTTACCCTAATTCTTGGCATTACATTTGCTGTTTTTTTAATGAATCAGATGACTTCTATGTTTGCTGGCATTATCAGAAAATCTACATCAAATGTAATTAATATCAATGCAAAGATGTGGGTGATGGATCCTTCGGTAGAAAACGATATGAACTCAATTCCTATACCAAACTATGTACTTGATTATGTAAGAAGTATAAAAGGCGTTGCTATGGCTGTACCAATTTACTTTGGATCTGGTTTAGCAAAACTTGCCAACGGTAAATATCAATCTGTAAGCATTATAGGTCTGGATGATACAACACTTTTTGGTAGACCTCCTATAATAAAAGGAAACTTAAACAAGATTTATAACTCTGATGCTTTTATTGGCGTAAAAGATTCCGATTATAAAAAAATAGGCTCACCTGGAATTGGATCGATTTTAAGTATAAATGACCACAGAGCAATAATAGTGGCGCTTGCAAATACAACCAGCGGTGGTCTTTTTGGTATACCCACACTTTATACTACATATACACGAGCTACTCGGGATTTACCACAAACCAGATACTCTATATCTTATATCTTGATAAATCCAAAAAGTTCAAAGGATATTCCCTACATTCAAGAGCAAGTTAAAAAAATAGGTTATAAAGCTTTAACCCAAAAACAGTTTCAAAAAACAATAGAAAATTTTTACGAATATAAAACAGGTATGGGTATAAGCATAATGATGATGACGCTTATTAGTTTTATTGTAGGCTTATCAATTGCAGGACAAACGTTTTATGCTTTTGTTCTTGAAAACTTAGAAAAGTTTGGTGCTCTAAAAGCAATAGGGGCAAAAAAGTATGAACTAGTATCAATAATACTGTTTCAAGTTTCTGTGACAAGCTTTATAGGTTACGGTTTTGGTATTATGATTTCATCTTTAGTTATCGCTATATCTAAAGCGAATATACAAAATTACGCAGCAGTTGTCACATATAAAAACATGCTTATTGCATTTTTAATGGTATTGGCAATTGCAGGATTCTCAAGTTATATTGGCATCAGAAAAGTTTTAAAGATAGAACCTTTTGATGTTTTTAGAGGTTAA
- the pstS gene encoding phosphate ABC transporter substrate-binding protein PstS translates to MFKKVAKLLLFGVFALSSLAFSATQSYAGFSINGAGSTFAYPVYTKWAYEYERATGNKVNYQGVGSGAGIQQVSQGVVAFGGTDMCLSRQELVKKNLLQFPSLVGGILIVVNIPGIKDNQLKLSNAVIPKIFLGEIKFWDDPQIKKDNPNLKLPHIPITVVHRADGSGTNWNVTYWLSQISKAWNEKVHYGLSVNWPTGVGGKGNMGVSNYVKQIKGSIGYVEYAFWLQNHLTSVELQNKAGKWVIPSIAAFKEAAEKAQWAPQNGFCQSLAYQPGVNTWPIVSGTFVLIPKKPTLPHKEAAEFFKWGFAHGDKAAESLGYIPLPQSTKNTISKYLQDNGL, encoded by the coding sequence ATGTTTAAGAAAGTAGCAAAGCTACTGTTGTTTGGGGTTTTTGCGCTTAGCAGTCTTGCTTTTAGCGCAACGCAGTCTTATGCGGGATTTTCAATTAACGGCGCAGGTTCTACATTTGCATATCCAGTTTATACAAAATGGGCTTATGAGTATGAGAGGGCAACTGGCAACAAAGTGAATTATCAAGGTGTAGGCTCAGGTGCAGGTATACAACAGGTTAGTCAGGGGGTAGTAGCTTTTGGTGGCACAGACATGTGTTTGTCCAGGCAAGAGCTTGTGAAAAAAAATTTGCTTCAATTTCCATCATTGGTTGGCGGTATATTGATTGTAGTTAATATACCAGGCATAAAAGACAATCAGTTGAAATTATCAAATGCAGTTATACCAAAGATATTTTTGGGTGAAATTAAGTTCTGGGATGACCCGCAAATCAAAAAGGATAATCCTAATTTAAAATTACCGCATATTCCTATCACAGTAGTCCATAGAGCGGATGGTTCTGGTACAAACTGGAATGTTACTTACTGGCTAAGTCAGATTAGCAAAGCCTGGAATGAAAAAGTCCATTACGGCCTATCTGTAAACTGGCCAACCGGTGTAGGCGGAAAAGGCAATATGGGTGTATCAAACTATGTAAAGCAGATAAAAGGCTCGATTGGATATGTTGAGTATGCATTCTGGCTACAAAATCATCTAACAAGCGTAGAATTACAAAACAAAGCAGGTAAATGGGTTATACCAAGTATAGCAGCCTTCAAAGAAGCTGCAGAAAAAGCACAGTGGGCTCCTCAAAACGGTTTTTGTCAATCTCTAGCATATCAGCCTGGTGTAAACACATGGCCTATAGTATCTGGCACATTTGTGCTTATTCCTAAAAAACCTACATTACCACACAAAGAAGCGGCTGAGTTTTTTAAGTGGGGTTTTGCTCATGGTGACAAAGCAGCTGAAAGTTTAGGCTACATTCCACTGCCTCAGTCAACCAAAAATACAATCTCAAAGTACCTACAAGATAATGGCTTATAA
- a CDS encoding MFS transporter → MESDVTQNTVADALNRSEFSIFHIKAMFASAMGFFTSAYDLFIIGTALTLIKSEWNLSGTQIGLIGSISLIATFVGAFVFGKLADILGRKSIYGLEATLMVIGAILSAFSPNVAWLLVARVILGLGIGGDYPLSAVIMSEYANAKSRGRMVSLVFSAQALGLIAGPMVALTLLAAGVNHDLAWRLMLGLGALPAASVIYLRRKLPESPRWLSRVKGLKEKAAKELTSFSLGTITLEKTNDPIVKQSLWKYIVTLIGTAGSWFLFDYAYYGNTISTPLIMKDIAPHADIITSTALSLLLFAVAAVPGYFLAAASVDKIGHKKLQMIGFFMMGLMFLLIGILPDVVHMFSVFIVLYGLSYFFAEFGPNTTTFILSAEVFPVNLRTTGHGFSAGAAKVGAFLGAFLFPILYHALGLSNTLKITFLFSLAGLFVTAICLKEPSGKTLEDISNEDKKLDNLVRVPVSH, encoded by the coding sequence ATTTAGTATTTTCCACATTAAAGCAATGTTTGCTTCTGCCATGGGGTTTTTTACTTCTGCTTACGATTTGTTTATTATTGGAACAGCTTTGACTTTAATTAAGTCAGAGTGGAATTTGTCTGGCACGCAAATAGGCTTGATTGGTTCAATTTCTCTTATTGCTACTTTTGTTGGGGCATTTGTTTTTGGTAAACTTGCAGATATTTTAGGCAGAAAATCGATTTATGGTCTTGAAGCTACTTTAATGGTTATTGGAGCTATTTTATCAGCATTTTCTCCAAATGTAGCATGGCTTTTAGTTGCAAGGGTTATATTGGGTCTTGGTATAGGTGGAGATTACCCTTTATCTGCTGTCATAATGAGTGAATATGCAAACGCAAAATCAAGGGGTCGAATGGTATCGCTTGTGTTTAGTGCACAGGCGCTGGGGCTCATCGCTGGTCCTATGGTAGCACTAACGCTCCTTGCTGCTGGTGTTAACCACGACCTTGCCTGGAGACTCATGCTTGGTCTTGGAGCATTGCCTGCTGCAAGCGTAATATATTTAAGAAGAAAATTACCAGAATCACCAAGGTGGTTATCGCGCGTTAAGGGTTTAAAAGAAAAAGCTGCTAAAGAGCTCACCTCATTTTCTTTAGGAACAATAACTTTAGAAAAAACTAACGATCCTATAGTAAAACAATCTTTATGGAAATATATTGTAACTCTAATTGGAACGGCAGGAAGCTGGTTTTTGTTTGATTATGCTTATTATGGCAATACTATTTCAACCCCGCTTATTATGAAAGATATAGCACCGCATGCTGATATTATAACAAGTACTGCACTCAGTCTTTTGTTATTTGCAGTAGCTGCTGTTCCAGGGTATTTTCTTGCAGCAGCAAGTGTAGACAAAATAGGACATAAAAAACTTCAAATGATCGGTTTTTTTATGATGGGACTAATGTTTTTACTTATAGGAATATTGCCTGATGTAGTGCACATGTTTTCTGTTTTTATTGTGTTGTATGGATTGTCTTACTTTTTCGCAGAATTTGGGCCAAATACAACAACCTTTATCTTATCTGCCGAAGTTTTTCCTGTAAATTTACGCACTACAGGGCATGGTTTTTCTGCTGGAGCTGCTAAAGTAGGAGCTTTTTTAGGTGCGTTTTTGTTTCCTATTTTGTACCATGCGCTTGGCTTATCAAATACTTTGAAGATCACATTTCTATTCTCTCTGGCAGGTCTGTTTGTAACAGCCATTTGTCTAAAAGAACCAAGCGGTAAAACACTTGAGGATATCTCTAACGAGGACAAAAAGCTAGATAATCTAGTAAGGGTACCTGTTTCACATTAA